ATATCGGCGCAGAGCCCTAATGCTTTTTGTAGATTATTTCTTTCTGTATGCCATCTGAACCTCATTATATATCACAACGTAGGTTAGTCAATACGTATAATGTCTCTTGTCAGAAATAAAAGGTGATTTTATGTGAACCAAATTCCTGCTTTGTCGTGTGGGATAATCGAGCCACTCCAACCTACCACCAGCTCGATCATATGGTGCCGTGACCGGCATCCATGCGATAAACCTGTGAGGAATTGTCTAAACCTGGCGAGTATCAACACTACAACAAtggaattgaaatttcaacatatgCGAACGTTTCTGGAAGACTACACTAGCATTTCGATTCGATCCTGATCCTGCAACGTCCTCAAACCAAGTAATGAAAGTGAGAAACATTGTGAATTATGCCGTTTAACAACGAAGAATTACCATCACTCCCAGCTACGATGGTGTGGCCCAATCGGTAGCCATCTGGCAAAGTATGTACGTTCTCGACTCATCTCGAGCTATAGGCAGCTCTGGTCGAGGAACATGCTCACAACAATGGCGAGTGCGTTTGGCGAATTCTGGATTGGTTACCATATTTACAACGTTCTTACACACGCATTTTGAGATCGCTTTGCTCTCGCATCATTTGCCGTTTGAAGGATCGTTTCGTATACCCATGCATTCCTGTGACATTGCTGAGCAAATTAAGGAACAAATGCAGCTTCAGAACGAACAAAATTAATGTGTTGGTTTAGGAAGAAACGTGTTTCCCAAACAATATTGTGTTGATAGGAGACTCCCACCTTTGTTGTTTCTGAAAATATTGTAGACTGTAGAATAAGTTCGTTTGACCATTGTTATCCTAAGTTAGTAATCGTAATCTATTGTAACTTGACTTGTATAAAAACATCTGTGATACAGCGATCACTATATCTATTCATCTGTTGAAGTTGACACTCCAAGGTGGGGAGTATGTTTGGACAACGCTGCTTTTTATATattactagtttatttgtggacgctgtagcgcccgtggcaagtgtttttttaatcaaaattttcaacgtctgttgtctgtgattttttcatcaaatgctgtgtctggttgtctaaggttgtcacttgttttgttttctgcatctgatagtaaaaaagaattgaagtgttgaatattttattttttgtgagaatttctccgcgtgctgcgtctggttggctagtcaccggacagacaaacagggctattatatatattattattatacgGCGCAGAGCCCTAATGTTTTTTGTAGATTATCTCTTTCTGTATGCCATCTGAACCTCATTATATATCACAACGTAGGTTAGTCAATACGTATAATGTCTCTTGTCAGAAATAAAAGTTGATTTTATGTGAACCAAATTCCTGCTTTGTCGTGTGGGATAATCGGATGATCGAGGCACTCCAACCTATTTACCACCAGCTCGATCACACGtcattatgacaagtgaatacaaACATAGTTTTCTAAGTTTTAATGTGTACAATAGCGTGTATAGAAGGACAAGGAAGTTCGAGGAACGAAATTATTTTATGACTGGACAAGCCCCGTTGCAGCCGATCAGTAATTGTATAATAAGATAAGCCTCAAATCCCACtgtcataaatataaataacaaaaatacCAAATGAATTCACATAGTAATGATACCGTCTTTTTCGCATGTAGCCAAGACTCCAATCATTTTggttcaatacatttttttttcttcataatCTTTGGTGGCTGATcataatcaaattcaatagcgatCAACAAAATTTTGCCACCTTTCGAATTAAATCTTCTGTATGCTATGCACATCGAGTTTTTAAAATGTGATATTCATATCACTCCAAAAACTCCAAAAACGGTCTCTTTTATAGAAGGCTTGTAGAACTATCCGTTTGTGCGTGTgtctatgtgtgtgtgcacaacatattaaaaaaaactcatttttcatataataatgcttaaccgattttctcgcaacgagTTCCATTCAAAAGGTGGTAAGGCCTTGTTGATCGTCACAAAAATCAgccattgcgttcaaaagttatgaagatgGTGTTCTGAAccaaaaagattttcaaaattcattaTGAATCGTTCGTGCAAACTGtaaagtaggcaattaattATGGGATTTATCATACTAAGGCGTTCACATCCAGAGAATGACATCACCGTTGGGGGATGAATTTGAGTTTTCTGACTAATTGAAATTAAATAGAAAATTTAACTAGTTTTACGTTACAACagcttaaaaataaatatgaaagtAGTTCAACAAACCAAAATCGAAATCTATATtatttttcttagttttcagTTTTCAGAATTCAGAATATTAATAATCGTCTATGTTTACGAATTACAGCAAACTCTCTTTTACTGGGCTTCAATTTGATGTCCACCTTTACTAAGTAATGATGATCTCTTTAATAGCTAGTAAGGTAGAAATCACTGTTTAACTTAACAGTTCATTCAAATCCTAATATAATCGAAGTTGGACACTTGGGACCATAAAAACCGGTTATAGCAAAACACAATTACAACCTGCACTAACACAGTGGTAGTATTAAATATCATGGAAACATTCAAGCCTGTCagaaatttgttatcaattttgGAAGCCGATAAGTGGCACCCGATGGGAGAATTTTCTTTCGCCCTAATGGCATTTTCCACAATCCATGTTCGTAACCTACTGCACACCGAGATGTAACGTGAATCCCAACGAAAATTTACATTAACCTTGGATATTTGTATACAAAAGTAAGCGCTCAAAATCATATTACATACTGCCATGCTATTCATCATTTAATTTGTACCCAATTCTTATCATAGAGTAAACACATCACGCCCTATCCATCACACCAAAATGGATCACAAAACTGAGATAATCCTAACAGTGCTGGGAATCGTCCTGGTCCACGGTCTCATATTCTATTGGGTATCTCGAAAGACACGCACCAACATTCGCGGCAAGCATGTAGTCGTAACCGGGGGATCCAGCGGAATCGGATTGTGGGCCGCAACTGAGTGTGTTCGCTTGGGTGCGAACGTAACGATTGTGGCACGCAATGTCAAGCTTCTTGGTAAGGGAGCCGAATTAGAGGATAATTCCAAAACGACAAGCTTATCTCACACTTTTTTTCCCATTTTAGAAAAAGCTAAAGCTCAACTATTGTCCAATAAGGTACGCGAAGATCAGAAGATCGAATACCGTTCCATCGACCTGGCGAAAAGTTATGACGCAGTAGAAAAGGGTCTCCAAGAGGTGGAAGGATCCATTGGTCCTGTATTTATGTTGATAAATTGTGCAGGAATGGCAATTTGCGGTACTGTCGAGGATACCTCCATTGAAGACGCCAGGTTGATGATGGATGTTAACTACTTCGCCACTTTTTACCCTACGCGCTACCTTCTACCGAAGATGAAACTGGCTAAGGAAGGTATCATTGTCATAACCGCGTCGCAAGCCGCACTGATTGGACTGTACGGTTACGGAGCCTACGCGGCGTCCAAATTTGCCCTTCGCGGTTTGGCTGAGACTATTGCCATGGAAGCGAAGCACTGCGGAGTAAGCGTGACCTTGGCCCTTCCGGCAGACACCGACACACCGGGATTCGAACGGGAGAATGAATCCAAACCGATGGAAACGAAGATCATTTCCGGTTCCGGAGGGTTGGCCAAACCGGAGGACGTTGGCAAGCGGATTGTGCACGATGCGTTGAAGGGCTCGTTCTTCTCGATCTTGGGACTGGAGAGTTGGGTTTTGAGCACTCTGTGCGTTGGAATGTCACCATGGAAGAGCCCGGTGCTGTGCGTGCTACAATTCTACCTGCTCGGACCGTTGCGGCTTATTGGGCTAGTGATTCAGTGGAACTTCCAGCGCATTATCAGGAACTGTGCCAAAGAGAAGGAGAATAGGGAGGCATAATTTGGTCATCGTAGACGATGGATGACTTTTAAATCgcacaaaataaatttaatgttCATCGATGTTGTGTGCACTAAAAttaggagaaaaaaaaagtcttttGCCTGCTATGCCTGCATTTACTATAGTATTTCCATTAAATCGTAGGAATCATTTCACGATATAAGAGTAGACAACTTAAGAGCAATAATATGATTAAAATAGTACCGATTAAATAATTCAACCACAGTTGtattttaaattctttttttttctttttcagtttGTAAGCTTTGTTTCCACGTCTAttaggggcagtaggggcaatatgagccacccttattttgagcttattgacaagtttaattatgtaaaagttatatgatctttaagaggatgctccacatatgcatcaacgtgaaaaccgcattaaaattcaattcaaacatgaaaatacacttgaaaatgtaaattttcgctgcataggcaaaattattataagatttggagtttataaataaggttttgacacaaaactgattaaaatacaggtaaAAAATACAgcacaatcaaaagatatattaaaattgaatattgtacacacatgtttgtattgatacaaatctgaatttatcataaaactttttttttccaaaaccagtatctatggggcaatatgggcatacctgcacagagcaagatatCAGGCCTTAAAATGCAAACGATTtaaaatttcagtagtcaaatacaagaatattatcatatatgtaagattcattacggaaaaattacaacagcgcattactgcgattgaaacagaaaaaaaataccattGGGCAATTGAAATAtggctgttcaaacggtgaagagcggcaaatcggttcagtccgctgttgtgcggttttttttattttatttggtatggaatcacaactgttgtaggaatatcatattcttccatattacgatacttttttcgcctaaataaacgttttggatgggtggcccatactgccccaaatggtggatcatattgccccgtatagtcgggaacacacattgaaatcaatacattttcaaaagtgcattccaacaattttcaaacgcatttttcgtcattcatcgacgttatatgaaaggtaacattctctggtataagtcaactacatttgaacgatgtttttttgagcttttcagcgcttttcagaacgatttccttaggtggcccatattgccccgatcacccctactTTGCTGCAAACCATAGAGTTTTTCCTAGTCTGCATACTTGATTTGATTTCGCACATCTGGAATTACCATATATGTACATACACATCCTCCCGTTCTGTCTGACATCGAGTAAATGAAGGTAACCAACCTTCGTCTCAACAACAACGGCAAGAACTGTTACTGTACAGTATAAATAACTAATCTTCCAACAGGAGCATATGTTTCTCCACAATCTTGACCAGGTCGTCACAGAAACACTTTGCGACCAAACTTCCTCGCAAGTGCGATAGAAAATACTCTGCATCTAATAGACTCATGCACACGTATACGCGTTATTAGCTGTAAGACACGTAAGGCCGATGACATATGGACGCCTCTAAGCACTCGTGAAGCAGAATATCAGTAATAGGATTCCTTTTGTCTTGAACGCGTTCGCACACGCGTCAGTATGTCAGCTGCCTAAGAAAATGTCCCACCTCTTCTTCCCTCCTTAGTCCTAAATTTATAAGCGGCGTTAGAAAATCGAGACCAGCCAGTAATGCAGTATTCAACGAAACTCCGTTGGTCACGGCAGCTGCATTCCAAACCTGGGCCAGTTTCCGTATGTAATCTTTCACGACGTAATAAGTTAGCTTCGCTCTCAACTTTCGCGCTAGGACTGGATCCCTTTCCATGCGAAGTTCAAGATGTTGGAATCGCCTCAGTGCCATCGCCTTGTTGTTTGGCAACTGCACTTTGTCGTCGTTGTCGTGATCACAGTACCAAACGTGGTACGTGTAGTGCATCATGTTAATATTTGAGTTGTCCCGTCGACAACTTCGATAGGATTAAGCAGGACCAGGAACACCTTTCAAATGTGAGTACTTCGACAGAAGATCTTCCATACCGTTCGAATATGCCGGAATTCAAAGCATTTTTCGTTCAGTTCTGAGAtctcaatattttattatttatttattcagacgaagtggcctgtgcggtatcttttccattcggctcggtccatgggtacacgtcgccaaccacgcagtctacggagagtccgcaagtcatcttccacctgatcgatccaccttgccctctgcgcacctcgccttcttgtgtccgtcggatcgttgtcgagaaccattttcaccgggttactgtccgacattctggctacgtgcccggcccaccgcagtcgtccgattttcacggtgtgaacgatggatggttctccaagcagctcatgcaactcgtggttaattcccctcttccacgtaccgtccgccatctgcaccccaccacagatggtacgcagcactttcctttcgaaaactccaagtgcgcgttggtcctccatgagcatcgtccaggtctcgtgtccgtagaggactaccggtcttatgagcg
The Armigeres subalbatus isolate Guangzhou_Male unplaced genomic scaffold, GZ_Asu_2 Contig1366, whole genome shotgun sequence genome window above contains:
- the LOC134202707 gene encoding 3-ketodihydrosphingosine reductase-like — its product is MDHKTEIILTVLGIVLVHGLIFYWVSRKTRTNIRGKHVVVTGGSSGIGLWAATECVRLGANVTIVARNVKLLEKAKAQLLSNKVREDQKIEYRSIDLAKSYDAVEKGLQEVEGSIGPVFMLINCAGMAICGTVEDTSIEDARLMMDVNYFATFYPTRYLLPKMKLAKEGIIVITASQAALIGLYGYGAYAASKFALRGLAETIAMEAKHCGVSVTLALPADTDTPGFERENESKPMETKIISGSGGLAKPEDVGKRIVHDALKGSFFSILGLESWVLSTLCVGMSPWKSPVLCVLQFYLLGPLRLIGLVIQWNFQRIIRNCAKEKENREA